The following are from one region of the Corylus avellana chromosome ca1, CavTom2PMs-1.0 genome:
- the LOC132188429 gene encoding E3 ubiquitin-protein ligase UPL3, translated as METRSRKRAEATSAAPSSSSSGPTTRSSKRARLLSSAATSSASSAALSLISTRSRSAASVKANDHPMDPTTESSGSRRRGRNSDNRDNSEKGKEKEHEIRVRDRDRERERDRDNERSLGLNVDAGCDDDDNDSEGGGVGILHQNLTSASSALQGLLRKLGAGLDDLLPSSAMGSSSASHQSGRLKKILSGLRADGEEGRQVEALTQLCEMLSIGTEESLSTFSVDSFVPVLVGLLNHESNPDIMLLAARALTHLCDVLPSSCAAVVHYGAVSCFCARLLTIEYMDLAEQSLQALKKISQEHPTACLRAGALMAVLSYLDFFSTGVQRVALSTAANMCKKLPSDAADFVMEAVPLLTNLLQYHDSKVLEHASVCLTRIAEAFASSPDKLDELCNHGLVTQAASLISTSNSGGGQASLSAPTYTGLIRLLSTCASGSPLGSKTLLLLGISGILKDILAGSGISTNASVSPALSRPAEQIFEIVNLANELLPPLPQGTISLPSSSNLFVKGSVVKKSSAGSSGKQEDTNGNVPEVSAREKLLNDQPELLQQFGMDLLPVLIQIYGSSVNGPVRHKCLSVIGKLMYFSTAEMIQSLLSVTNISSFLAGVLAWKDPHVLIPALQIAEILMEKLPGTFSKMFVREGVVHAVDQLILAGNPNPAGSSSAEKENESGPGTSSRSRRYRRRSGSTNLDGGASEESKNPGSVNIGSPPSSVEIPSVNSNLRMAVSSCAKAFKDKYFPSEPGSVEVGVTDDLLHLKNLCMKLNAGVDDQKTKAKGKSKASGSRLGDNSVNKEEYLVGVISEMLSELSKGDGVSTFEFIGSGVIAALLNYFSCGYFSKEKISEANLPKLRQQALRRFKSFIAVALPSSIDEASVAPMTILVQKLQNALSSLERFPVVLSHSSRSSSGSARLSSGLSALSQPFKLRLSRAQGEKSLRDYSSNVVLIDPLASLAAVEEFLWPRVQRGESGQKSTPSAGNSESGTTPTGAGASSPSTSTPASTARRHSTRSRASVNIGDASKKDPSQEKSTSSSKGKGKAVLRPAQEEARGPQTRNAARRRAALDKDAQMKPVSGDSTSEDEELDISPVEIDDALVIEDDDISDDEDEDHEDVLRDDSLPVCMPDKVHDVKLGDSAEDSFVAPAASDSQTNPVSGSSSRAATVKGSDSADFRSGNSYGSRGAMSFAAAAMAGLGSANSRGFRGGRDRQGRPLYGSLNDPPKLVFTAGGKQLNKHLTIYQAVQRQLVLDEDDDERYAGNDLISSDGSRLWSDIYTITYQRAESQADRASVGGSSSNTTSKSTKSGSSGSNSDAQLNRLSLLDSILQGELPCDLEKSNPTFNILALLRVLEGLNQLAPRLRAQIVSENFAEGKILSLDELSTTGARVLSEEFINSKLTPKLARQIQDALALCSGSLPSWCYQLTKACPFLFPFETRRQYFYSTAFGLSRALYRLQQQQGADGHGSSNEREVRVGRLQRQKVRVSRNRILDSAAKVMEMYSSQKAVLEVEYFGEVGTGLGPTLEFYTLLSHDLQKVGLGMWRTNSSSGKPAMEIDGDQHKNGKPNDADGDLVQAPLGLFPRPWPPSADTSDGSQFSKAIEYFRLVGRVMAKALQDGRLLDLPLSTAFYKLVLGQELDLHDILTYDAELGKTLQELQALVCRKQYLESTSADNSDAVADLCFRGAPIEDLCFDFTLPGYPEYILKPGDENVDIYNLEEYISLIVEATVKTGIMRQMEAFRAGFNQVFDITSLLIFTPHELDYLLCGRRELWEADTLADHIKFDHGYTAKSPAVVNLLEILGEFTPEQQRAFCQFVTGAPRLPPGGLAVLNPKLTIVRKHSSSVSNTASNGTGLSEPADDDLPSVMTCANYLKLPPYSTKEIMFKKLLYAISEGQGSFDLS; from the exons ATGGAAACTCGGAGCCGGAAGCGGGCGGAGGCCACGTCAGCAGCgccctcttcttcctcctccggTCCCACCACCCGTTCCTCCAAGCGCGCACGCCTACTCTCATCCGCCGCCACGTCATCTGCCTCCTCTGCCGCTCTCTCATTGATCTCCACTCGCTCCCGCTCTGCAGCCTCTGTCAAAGCTAACGACCACCCTATGGACCCCACCACCGAGTCCTCTGGGTCCCGCCGCCGTGGCCGAAACTCGGATAACAGAGACAATTCCGAGAAAGGGAAGGAAAAGGAGCACGAGATTAGGGTTAGGGATAGGGATAGGGAAAGAGAAAGGGATAGGGATAACGAGCGGAGCTTGGGGCTGAACGTCGATGCGGGCTGCGACGATGATGACAACGATAGCGAGGGCGGTGGAGTCGGAATTCTTCACCAGAATCTGACCTCGGCTAGCAGCGCCCTCCAGGGGCTGCTGCGGAAGCTCGGGGCGGGGCTTGACGATCTTTTGCCGTCATCGGCAATGGGCTCGTCGTCGGCCTCGCACCAGAGCGGGCGGCTTAAGAAGATTCTGTCTGGGCTGAGGGCCGACGGCGAGGAGGGGCGGCAGGTCGAGGCACTGACGCAGCTCTGTGAGATGCTTTCCATTGGAACCGAGGAGTCGCTGAGCACATTTTCCGTCGATTCGTTCGTACCTGTGCTCGTTGGGTTGCTGAATCACGAGAGCAATCCTGATATAATGCTCCTAGCGGCGAGGGCGCTTACGCATCTGTGTGATGTGCTTCCTTCGTCCTGCGCCGCGGTGGTGCATTATGGCGCGGTTTCCTGCTTTTGCGCGAGGTTGCTTACAATTGAATATATGGACTTGGCTGAACAG TCTCTACAAGCCTTGAAGAAGATATCTCAGGAACACCCGACTGCCTGTTTGCGAGCTGGTGCTCTTATGGCTGTGCTTTCGTATCTGGATTTCTTTTCCACAGGAGTTCAG CGAGTGGCATTGTCTACGGCTGCAAATATGTGCAAGAAACTCCCTTCAGATGCAGCTGACTTTGTGATGGAAGCTGTTCCCCTGTTGACTAACCTTCTTCAGTATCACGATTCGAAG gtgttggagCATGCTTCTGTTTGTTTGACTCGAATTGCTGAAGCATTTGCATCATCTCCGGATAAATTAGATGAACTTTGCAATCACGGTCTGGTTACTCAAGCTGCCTCGCTTATTTCCACCAGCAATTCTGGAGGTGGACAGGCATCTCTCAGTGCTCCTACATACACG GGTTTAATACGACTTCTTTCCACTTGTGCAAGTGGTTCTCCTTTGGGATCCAAAACTTTGCTTCTCCTGGGTATCAGTGGTATCCTTAAAGATATTTTAGCGGGGTCAGGCATATCAACTAATGCTTCGGTTTCACCTGCTTTAAGTAGACCAGCGGAGCAG ATTTTTGAGATTGTCAACCTTGCAAATGAGCTTCTCCCTCCATTGCCGCAAGGAACCATCTCCCTCCCATCTAGCTCCAATTTATTTGTGAAAGGATCTGTTGTTAAGAAGTCTTCTGCTGGCAGTTCTGGGAAACAGGAAGACACAAATGGAAATGTTCCTGAGGTTTCAGCACGTGAGAAATTATTAAATGATCAGCCTGAACTTCTTCAGCAATTTGGAATGGATCTCCTTCCCGTTCTAATACAG ATCTATGGTTCTAGTGTGAATGGCCCTGTTCGTCACAAATGTCTTTCAGTGATTGGAAAATTGATGTACTTCAGTACTGCAGAGATGATTCAGTCTTTATTAAGTGTGACAAACATATCAAG TTTCTTAGCAGGTGTTTTAGCATGGAAAGATCCACATGTCTTGATTCCCGCCCTTCAAATTGCTGAGATTCTGATGGAAAAGCTTCCTGGGACTTTCTCCAAGATGTTTGTTAGAGAAGGTGTGGTACATGCTGTGGACCAACTTATTTTAGCTGGTAATCCAAATCCTGCAGGGTCATCTTCTGCTGAGAAGGAAAATGAGTCTGGCCCTGGAACATCATCACGCTCTAGGCGTTATAGAAGACGGAGTGGAAGCACGAATCTAGATGGAGGTGCTTCAGAAGAATCTAAGAATCCTGGTTCAGTAAATATTGGATCGCCTCCAAGTTCGGTGGAAATTCCTTCTGTCAATTCCAATCTTCGTATGGCAGTCAGTTCATGTGCTAAAGCTTTTAAAGACAAGTACTTCCCTTCAGAGCCTGGTTCTGTTGAAGTTGGAGTTACAGATGATCTTCTACATTTAAAGAATCTTTGCATGAAATTGAATGCCGGTGTTGATGACCAAAAGACTAAAGCAAAGGGGAAATCTAAAGCTTCTGGGTCTCGCCTGGGTGATAACTCTGTGAATAAGGAAGAGTATCTGGTTGGGGTTATATCTGAGATGCTATCAGAACTAAGCAAAGGAGATGGTGTATCCACTTTTGAGTTTATTGGTAGTGGTGTGATTGCTGCTTTGCTGAACTACTTCTCTTGTGGCTACTTTTCTAAGGAGAAAATATCAGAAGCTAACCTGCCCAAACTTCGCCAACAAGCACTTAGAAGATTCAAGTCATTTATTGCTGTTGCACTTCCTTCCAGCATTGATGAAGCAAGTGTAGCTCCTATGACTATCTTGGTTCAGAAGCTTCAAAATGCTTTGTCCTCCTTGGAGCGTTTCCCTGTTGTGCTGAGCCACTCATCTAGGTCATCTAGTGGAAGTGCACGCCTCTCCTCCGGACTGAGTGCATTGTCTCAGCCTTTTAAGTTGCGTCTCTCTAGAGCCCAAGGTGAAAAATCTCTCCGCGACTATTCATCTAATGTTGTACTGATTGATCCATTGGCAAGTTTGGCAGCTGTTGAAGAATTCCTTTGGCCCCGAGTTCAGAGAGGTGAATCTGGTCAGAAGTCCACTCCGTCTGCAGGGAACTCTGAGTCTGGAACTACACCTACAGGAGCTGGTGCTTCTTCTCCATCTACTTCTACTCCTGCTTCCACTGCTCGTCGTCATTCTACTAGATCCAGAGCATCTGTTAATATAGGCGATGCATCTAAAAAGGATCCATCACAAGAGAAAAGCACAAGTTCATCGAAGGGAAAGGGTAAAGCTGTTTTGAGACCTGCTCAAGAGGAGGCTAGAGGACCTCAAACAAGAAATGCTGCCCGTAGAAGGGCAGCGCTGGATAAAGATGCTCAGATGAAACCTGTTAGTGGGGACTCTACTTCTGAG GACGAGGAATTGGATATATCTCCTGTTGAGATTGATGATGCATTGGTGATTGAAGACGATGATATCTCAGATGATGAGGACGAGGACCATGAAGAT GTGCTAAGAGATGATTCCCTTCCTGTTTGCATGCCTGACAAAGTACACGATGTGAAATTGGGTGACTCAGCTGAGGATAGTTTTGTTGCTCCAGCAGCAAGTGATAGCCAGACTAATCCAGTTTCTGGTTCTAGTAGCAGAGCTGCTACAGTTAAGGGCTCTGATTCTGCTGATTTTAGAAGTGGAAATTCTTATGGTTCAAGGGGTGCAATGTCATTTGCTGCTGCTGCCATGGCTGGTCTTGGATCTGCTAATAGTAGAGGTTTTAGGGGAGGCAGAGATAGGCAAGGGCGCCCTCTATATGGAAGTTTGAATGATCCTCCAAAATTAGTCTTTACTGCAGGTGGGAAACAGCTTAATAAGCATTTGACTATCTATCAGGCTGTTCAGCGGCAGCTTGTACtggatgaggatgatgatgagaGGTACGCCGGTAATGATCTCATATCTAGTGATGGAAGCAGGCTGTGGAGTGATATTTACACTATTACATACCAGCGGGCAGAAAGCCAAGCTGATAGGGCTTCTGTTGGGGGATCAAGTTCTAATACTACATCAAAATCTACCAAATCTGGTTCTTCGGGTTCTAACTCTGATGCCCAGTTGAATCGATTATCACTTCTAGATAGTATCTTGCAGGGAGAGCTTCCTTGTGATCTGGAAAAATCTAATCCTACTTTCAACATACTCGCACTTTTGCGTGTATTAGAGGGTTTGAACCAGCTTGCACCTcgtttgagagcccaaatagtTTCTGAGAATTTTGCCGAGGGAAAAATCTTGAGTCTGGATGAGCTGAGCACAACTGGTGCCAGGGTTCTTTCCGAGGAATTTATCAACAGCAAACTTACTCCCAAATTAGCAAGACAAATTCAAGATGCGCTTGCACTCTGCAGTGGTAGCCTTCCTTCATGGTGCTACCAGTTGACGAAAGCATGTCCCTTCTTGTTTCCCTTTGAGACCCGGCGACAGTACTTTTATTCAACTGCTTTTGGGTTATCTCGTGCTTTATATCGTCTTCAGCAGCAGCAGGGTGCTGATGGTCATGGATCATCAAATGAAAGAGAGGTGAGGGTTGGGAGGTTGCAGCGCCAGAAGGTCCGTGTCTCTAGAAACCGCATTTTGGATTCTGCTGCAAAAGTAATGGAGATGTATTCTAGCCAGAAGGCTGTGCTTGAGGTAGAATATTTTGGTGAAGTTGGCACTGGATTAGGTCCCACCCTTGAATTCTACACACTTCTAAGTCATGATTTGCAAAAAGTTGGACTTGGAATGTGGAGAACAAATTCTTCCTCAGGGAAGCCTGCAATGGAAATTGATGGAGATCAACATAAAAATGGAAAACCCAATGATGCTGATGGGGACCTTGTCCAAGCCCCTCTTGGGTTGTTCCCTCGTCCCTGGCCTCCAAGTGCTGATACTTCTGATGGTAGCCAGTTCTCTAAAGCGATTGAGTACTTCCGGTTGGTAGGGCGTGTGATGGCCAAAGCTCTTCAAGATGGACGGCTATTGGACCTCCCACTGTCGACAGCATTTTATAAGCTTGTGCTTGGTCAA GAGCTTGATTTGCATGATATTCTTACTTACGATGCCGAGTTAGGGAAGACTTTGCAAGAATTGCAAGCCCTTGTTTGCCGGAAACAATATCTAGAATCAACTAGTGCTGATAATAGTGATGCAGTTGCGGATTTATGTTTTCGTGGAGCTCCAATTGAAGATCTCTGCTTTGATTTTACACTTCCTGGTTATCCAGAATACATTTTGAAACCTGGAGATGAAAAT GTTGATATTTATAACTTGGAGGAGTATATATCCTTGATAGTTGAGGCAACTGTCAAGACTGGAATAATGCGGCAAATGGAAGCATTTAGAGCAGGGTTTAATCAG